In the genome of Propionispora hippei DSM 15287, the window GACGATTTTTTTGCTATACTTCATTAATTTTTCCGGTCATAACCCATTATGTCCACGAAAAATTACCTTGTCTGGTGAAAAAATCGCTCGCCGCTCCAGTATTTCCATGATTAAATACAGGTTCTAAAATTTGACTTTATATAAGAACTACTATATAATGTAATCTGATAATCCGTGGATGCAGAGTAGTAAGTGAGATGACCGGTACAGAAAGTTGGCGGACGATGCAAGCCAAACCGGGAAGGCGCCGAACTCGCTGCAGAGGAGCAGCCGTGAAATGTAATGGCTGACGCAGGATCGGCGTTAGTGATCTAGGAGAGGACGGCAATTCGCCGTCAATCAGGGTGGTATCGCGGGAATGTCTCGTCCCTGGCTTTTATAGCCAGGGACGTTTTTGATTCTTGGGCACCAAAGGGATTGTTTTATACATTAGGGAGGTTATTAAGTAATGGACGAAAAATATCTTCCGTCTGACATTGAAGCAAAGTGGCAAAAAGAATGGCTGGCAACGGATGCATTCAGTACGGAAATCAACCGTCAGCGGCCGGAATATTATGTTTTGGAAATGTTTCCGTATCCTTCGGGAAATTTACATATGGGACATGTACGCAATTACTCCATTGGCGATGTGGTGGCCCGGTTTAAGGTGATGCAAGGCTATAACGTGCTGCATCCCATGGGGTGGGATGCCTTTGGCATGCCGGCGGAAAATGCGGCGATCAAGCATGGCGTACAGCCTTCAAAGTGGACTTGGGACAATATTGCCAACATGCGGCGCCAACAGCAGGAACTGGGGCTTTCCTACGACTGGAACCGTGAGGTGGCCACCTGTCACCCGGAATATTATCGCTGGACCCAGTGGTTATTTCTGTTGTTTTACAAGCGTGGCCTGGCGTATAAGAAAAAGGCAACGGTTAACTGGTGTAACGACTGCAATACCGTGCTGGCCAACGAACAGGTCATTGACGGGCATTGCTGGCGTTGCGATGCCGTTGTGGTCAAGAAAGAACTGGAACAGTGGTTCCTTAAAATAACCGATTATGCCGACCGGCTGCTGGAGGATTTGAAGGACCTTAAAGGCTGGCCAGAGCGGGTCAAAACGATGCAGGATAACTGGATCGGCCGCAGTGAAGGGGCTGAATTCAGTTTCTCTGTACCTGAATATGAGGAAAAAATTGCTGTCTATACAACGCGGCAGGATACGGTTTTCGGTGTATCCTATTTGGTGTTGGCGCCGGAACATCCCCTGGTAGATAAGTTTATCACCGGCAAACCGAACGAGGCGGCTATTCGTGATTTTATCAAACGGGTGTGTAATCTAAGTGAAATTAGCCGTACTTCCAGTGAGATGGAAAAAGAAGGAATGTTTACCGGTGTTTATGCCGTCAATCCGTTCAATGGTGCTCAGGTACCGATCTGGATTGCCAATTATGTATTGGTCGAATACGGTACCGGTGCGGTTATGGGCGTACCAGCCCATGATGAACGGGACTGGCAGTTTGCCACCAAATACAGTTTGGAAAAACGTCTGGTTATTCAGCCGCAGGGCCAGGAGCTAAGTATTGAAACCATGGCAGGTGCTTACGATGGCACCGGTATCATGGTTGATTCCGGGCAGTTTACCGGTCTGGATAATGAACAAGGCAAGACGGAAATCGCCAAATGGCTGGAAGTACATGGCCTGGGGAAAAAGCGGGTGAATTACCGCTTGCGCGACTGGTTGATTTCCCGTCAAAGATACTGGGGCGCGCCGATTCCGATTATTTATTGCCCGCAGTGCGGTGTTGTACCGGTACCGGAAAAAGACTTACCAGTCATGCTGCCCGACGAGGTCCGGTTTGATACAGGATCGGTGTCGCCGCTGGCTACCACCGAGTCTTTTGTACATTGTTCCTGCCCGGTATGCGGCGGTGAGGCCAGACGTGAAACCGATACGATGGATACCTTTATTTGTTCCTCCTGGTATTACATGCGTTATACCGATCCGCGCAATACTACGACGCCTTTTGACTCGTCTAAGGTGAATTATTGGATGCCTGTTGATCAGTATATCGGCGGCATTGAACATGCCATTTTGCATTTGCTTTATTCCCGCTTCTTTACCAAAGTACTGAAAGATGCCGGACTTACCAATTTCGATGAGCCGTTTAAAAATTTACTGACTCAGGGCATGGTTATTAAAGACGGTGCCAAAATGTCAAAATCCAAGGGCAACGTGGTTTCGCCGGAGGAAATTATCAGCAAGTACGGTGCCGATACGGCCCGCCTGTTCATCTTGTTTGCGGCTCCGCCGGAACGCGATCTGGAATGGAGCGAGCAAGGTGTGGAAGGAGCCTACCGATTCCTCGGACGCTTCTGGCGCATTATCCATTATTATCATTCCTTCCTTACCGCAGAGGTAGCGGAAGTGGCTGCTTCGTCCTTGTCCAAGGAAGAGCAGCATGTAAGACGGATTTTGCATTTAACCATCAAAAAGGTAACGGAGGATGTGGGGGAACGTTTCACTTTCAATACTGCTATCAGTGCCATCATGGAACTGGTTAATGCCATGTATGTATTGAAAGATCAGAATGTTGCCGTCCAACCGGCTTTTGCCCGGGAATTGGTCACCGCCCTGGTTCGATTGCTGGCTCCTTTCGCACCGCACATTACAGAAGAATTATGGCATGCCATTGCCGGCAGCGAGGCCGGCAGCGTTCACAAAGAAAGCTGGCCTGCCTTTGATCCGGAAGCGGTTAAACTGGATGAGGTGGAAATTGTTTTACAGGTTAACGGAAAAGTAAGAGATAAAATTGTTGTTCCCGTAGGTCTTGACAATAAAGCACTGCAGGATAAAGCTTTAGAACAGCAAAAAGTTCAGGAATTCATTGAAGGCAAGCAAGTTGTAAAAGTAATATGCGTGCCGCAAAAGCTAGTCAATATTGTAGTAAAATAAATGGAGGCTCCTTCCAGAGCGGATTGGTACTCCCTTAAGCTTAGGCGAAATTATCCAGGAGCTTAGCCACCGGATAAAAAATACAGCCGTTCTACCTGCTGGTAGGACGGCTGCTTTTTTTGGTGCATTTGGAGGATTTTGGATATATTTGGCGAATTCGATGAATCAGATATTCTTTTGCGGAGGGGAACGGATGGATGTTCACCAGAGAACGGATTATCGTAATTATGCTTGTTGCGGTCATTTTGTTAACAGCCAGCTTCTACAGTTTCTGGCAAAAGCAGGCGGCTAGCGAGCGGATTTCCGTCCAGTCGGAGGAACAGCGAAAAAGCGGCGATGCGGTAAATCCGACTAAGGCCGATACGGCTAAAACGGTGGAGGACTGTGTTGTTTATATCAGCGGTGCGGTTAATCGGCCGGGAGTATTCCACGTACCGGTTAACAGCCGGGTGGTGGATGTGGTGCAGGTGGCTGGTGGATTAACGGCAGCCGCTGATCAGATCAAAATTAACCTGGCGGAAAAAATCAGGGACGGAATGCATATCCATGTGCCGGACAAAAACAGTACTGTAGTCGCCGGTAGTGGCGGAACGGTAATATCTAGCAGTGATGGGCAGGAAAAAGTAAATATTAACAGCGCAGGCAAAGAAGAACTGGATAAACTTCCCGGAATCGGCCCCGCCATGGCGGAACGGATTGTGGAATACCGGGAAACGGCAGGGATGTTTAAGGATGTTGCCGATTTGAAAAATGTCCCCGGTATCGGTGAAGCCAAATTTAAACGGCTGGCCGATAAAATAACTATTTAATTGGTGCATGCCGATGTCTGTGATAGTAAATAATTTTCTAGTGGTACTGGCCGCAGCTTTTACGGCCGGCATTTGGTGGGCCGGTTTATGCGCGGTTTATTTGCCGTTGCTTTATTGCCTGGGGCTGATTGCGGCGGGAGCTGTGTTTTGCTTTGCCCGGCAGTGCGATAAGGCGGGCTGGCTGGTTTGTGCTCTGACTGCGCTCTTTTTTTTCGCCGGTGCTATCCGCTATCTGCAGGCAGTCAGTATCCCCGCCAGTGATGTCAGCCTGTTCGCCGGTCAGGATGTAATTTTCAGGGGGCAGGTTGTTGAAAAGCAGGAGCTTGCGGCGAGCGGGGAAGCAACTAAGTTCAGATATATAGTGGAAGCCTGGGAACTGACGGAACCGGGTAACGAAAAAAAACGTATAATGCCGCTAACCGGCAAGGTCAGTTTGAGTGTTTCAGCGAACAAAGTACCGGTGGCGATTGACTATGGTGACAGGATTAGTGTTGCGGGGACGATTGTCGAGCTTCATGGGTATAATAATCCCGGTTCGATCAACACCGTGGCCGCTTTGCAACGGGAGGGGATCAGGGCGCGCTTGCTGCCGGCCGGTCCCTTAACACTTATTGAGCCGGACGGAGGGGGCACTTCCTGGCAGGGCTGGCGGGATAAATGGCGCCGTCAGGTTGTTGTCGCTATGGAAAAGGTTATGCCTGCCCCGGAAGCGGCTATTCTGTCCGGTATGATCTTCGGGGGCTATCAGGGAATCAGCCGGGAGGTTATCGCCGATTTTCAGACAACCGGACTGATTCATATTTTATCGGTATCGGGAACCCATGTCGCATTGGTTGGCGTGGCGATGCTCTGGCTGGGGAGGCGATTTAAACTCCGGACGGGCTTAATCGCCGTCATTACGGCCATTGCGGTT includes:
- the leuS gene encoding leucine--tRNA ligase, whose protein sequence is MDEKYLPSDIEAKWQKEWLATDAFSTEINRQRPEYYVLEMFPYPSGNLHMGHVRNYSIGDVVARFKVMQGYNVLHPMGWDAFGMPAENAAIKHGVQPSKWTWDNIANMRRQQQELGLSYDWNREVATCHPEYYRWTQWLFLLFYKRGLAYKKKATVNWCNDCNTVLANEQVIDGHCWRCDAVVVKKELEQWFLKITDYADRLLEDLKDLKGWPERVKTMQDNWIGRSEGAEFSFSVPEYEEKIAVYTTRQDTVFGVSYLVLAPEHPLVDKFITGKPNEAAIRDFIKRVCNLSEISRTSSEMEKEGMFTGVYAVNPFNGAQVPIWIANYVLVEYGTGAVMGVPAHDERDWQFATKYSLEKRLVIQPQGQELSIETMAGAYDGTGIMVDSGQFTGLDNEQGKTEIAKWLEVHGLGKKRVNYRLRDWLISRQRYWGAPIPIIYCPQCGVVPVPEKDLPVMLPDEVRFDTGSVSPLATTESFVHCSCPVCGGEARRETDTMDTFICSSWYYMRYTDPRNTTTPFDSSKVNYWMPVDQYIGGIEHAILHLLYSRFFTKVLKDAGLTNFDEPFKNLLTQGMVIKDGAKMSKSKGNVVSPEEIISKYGADTARLFILFAAPPERDLEWSEQGVEGAYRFLGRFWRIIHYYHSFLTAEVAEVAASSLSKEEQHVRRILHLTIKKVTEDVGERFTFNTAISAIMELVNAMYVLKDQNVAVQPAFARELVTALVRLLAPFAPHITEELWHAIAGSEAGSVHKESWPAFDPEAVKLDEVEIVLQVNGKVRDKIVVPVGLDNKALQDKALEQQKVQEFIEGKQVVKVICVPQKLVNIVVK
- a CDS encoding helix-hairpin-helix domain-containing protein; the encoded protein is MFTRERIIVIMLVAVILLTASFYSFWQKQAASERISVQSEEQRKSGDAVNPTKADTAKTVEDCVVYISGAVNRPGVFHVPVNSRVVDVVQVAGGLTAAADQIKINLAEKIRDGMHIHVPDKNSTVVAGSGGTVISSSDGQEKVNINSAGKEELDKLPGIGPAMAERIVEYRETAGMFKDVADLKNVPGIGEAKFKRLADKITI